A single Mercenaria mercenaria strain notata chromosome 9, MADL_Memer_1, whole genome shotgun sequence DNA region contains:
- the LOC123546174 gene encoding E3 ubiquitin-protein ligase TRIM71-like — protein sequence MEVSGRTKSNQEDRKENILCQQCHVDGDNVSAEGYCETCNEYFCSSCLEVHRKQSLSKNHVIKSKHEMPRVKIQADPCSELCALHKTEIVKFYCHGHNSVGCGDCMVLEHKSCKVHLVSDVSGNYGDSDELVQIKKKIEDIRKDILASKHEIERSLQVAEEVKIKVIKDIKSYRREMNSYLDHIETYLIQEIEKINVNDVSQQSQFLDECKVLENEISDFQEKLENCTDKINELFVTAKLARMKIKKLQSDFGKVASRSQIHLCKFEPCKDLELLKQNQAKLGIIATQTQKFTARIKKSVVDMKTHYVKKLDVKTTDDKCTCWITGLAMLSPDELLLVDYNNSSLKILNVRDDTITTRYKTPGKPWDVTVINSEIVAITLRVKGKILFISTKNGLSDSHSLEVREGCAGIDHLNGVIAVSFTEPPAVQILNMKGDILHEVKDTSMFKYPQYIAFRGDKSIVVSDLHKHAVYELTVDGHLKAIMTSENLKSPGGLAVTSNGTVVVCGQNNSGSLSMIVPDTREILPLFIQHVQKPRTILICEESNKMFLCENYTADDRNHIKMFDLR from the coding sequence ATGGAAGTGTCAGGACGTACAAAATCCAACCAGGAagatagaaaagaaaacattttatgccAGCAGTGCCACGTTGATGGTGATAATGTATCAGCAGAGGGATACTGTGAAACCTGTAATGAATACTTTTGTTCGTCATGTCTCGAAGTTCATCGTAAGCAGTCTTTAAGCAAGAATCACGTGATCAAAAGTAAACATGAAATGCCAAGGGTCAAGATTCAGGCCGATCCATGTTCTGAGCTCTGTGCTCTCCACAAAACCGAGATAGTGAAATTCTACTGCCATGGACACAACTCAGTTGGATGTGGTGATTGTATGGTGTTGGAGCATAAATCCTGCAAGGTTCATTTAGTTTCTGATGTTTCCGGTAACTATGGCGACAGTGATGAACTTGTGCAAATAAAGAAGAAGATAGAAGATATCCGGAAAGATATATTAGCCTCGAAACATGAAATAGAACGAAGTTTGCAAGTTGCTGAGGAGGTGAAGATCAAAGTTATCAAAGATATAAAATCCTATCGCAGAGAAATGAACAGTTACCTAGATCATATTGAAACATATCTCATACAAGAAATTGAAAAGATAAATGTTAATGATGTTTCTCAACAAAGTCAGTTTCTAGACGAATGCAAAGTCTTGGAAAACGAAATCAGCGATTTTCAGGAAAAACTCGAAAATTGTACGGACAAGATTAATGAATTGTTCGTAACAGCAAAGCTTGCAcgaatgaaaataaagaaacttCAAAGTGATTTTGGAAAGGTTGCTTCAAGAAGTCAAATACATTTGTGCAAGTTTGAGCCCTGCAAAGACCTAGAATTACTAAAACAAAACCAGGCCAAATTAGGAATTATTGCGACACAAACGCAGAAATTTACTGCACGGATCAAGAAAAGTGTAGTTGATATGAAGACACACTATGTGAAGAAGCTCGATGTAAAAACTACTGATgacaaatgtacttgttggattacAGGATTAGCAATGCTTTCTCCTGATGAGCTTCTGCTTGTAGATTATAATAATAGTTCTCTGAAGATTCTGAACGTAAGAGACGATACAATCACAACAAGGTATAAGACACCTGGTAAGCCATGGGATGTAACAGTGATAAATTCAGAAATTGTTGCAATCACCTTACGCGTTAAAGGGAAAATCTTGTTTATAAGCACCAAAAACGGTCTATCTGATAGCCACAGCCTGGAAGTTAGAGAAGGTTGCGCAGGGATTGATCATCTTAATGGTGTCATTGCAGTGTCCTTTACCGAGCCGCCAGCTGTCCAGATACTGAACATGAAAGGTGACATCCTACATGAAGTCAAAGATACGAGCATGTTTAAGTATCCACAGTACATAGCTTTCAGAGGTGATAAGAGTATTGTTGTGTCTGACTTACATAAGCATGCAGTGTATGAGCTAACAGTAGATGGGCATCTAAAGGCAATAATGACGAGTGAGAATCTTAAATCACCAGGGGGACTGGCAGTGACCAGCAATGGAACTGTTGTTGTTTGTGGGCAAAATAACAGTGGAAGTTTGAGCATGATAGTTCCAGATACAAGAGAAATTCTGCCTCTATTTATACAACATGTTCAGAAACCAAGGACAATTCTTATCTGTGAGGAAagcaacaaaatgtttttatgtgaAAACTATACTGCAGATGATCGtaatcatataaaaatgtttgatcTCAGATAA
- the LOC123547954 gene encoding uncharacterized protein LOC123547954, translating into MGGEWLKNLCGSSLDDETMQKIAHPALELGTHVTIKTVQSFGLLGTVLVGPVVAVARAETRNWSGLQHNMTRAGRGGLILGLFAGPLLTYLKVRNETDGYKIWDRCYRLRYNRGQVRVDQASIVGAATGAAVAYGTASAGGAMFGGLVGMSTGILLAAVYNNM; encoded by the coding sequence ATGGGTGGCGAGTGGTTGAAAAACCTGTGCGGATCGTCCCTTGATGACGAGACCATGCAGAAGATAGCGCATCCGGCTTTGGAACTTGGTACACACGTGACAATTAAGACTGTGCAAAGTTTCGGGTTGCTTGGGACTGTGCTTGTTGGACCAGTTGTTGCAGTGGCACGCGCGGAGACTCGAAATTGGTCGGGACTCCAACACAACATGACTCGTGCTGGAAGAGGAGGTCTTATACTTGGTCTGTTCGCAGGACCTTTGTTAACGTATCTCAAAGTGAGGAACGAGACGGATGGGTATAAAATATGGGACCGGTGTTATAGATTACGGTATAATAGAGGACAGGTACGGGTAGACCAGGCTTCTATCGTAGGAGCGGCAACCGGAGCGGCTGTCGCTTATGGAACGGCATCTGCCGGCGGAGCAATGTTTGGTGGTTTAGTCGGGATGTCTACGGGAATTTTACTTGCAGCAGTGTATAACAACATGTAA
- the LOC123546176 gene encoding uncharacterized protein LOC123546176 gives MIKPIQLLFQVKLNAVSASQDLPLVVYKIVENMASFTAITTGNGRYRLEIYTRDRGTQDTEDLRFRQVAQYLVECNDVTPNIALSTLPPGYVRPQPKITEFGLQTLNEHDPLVELKSWDHIEIQLATTRDPAYPGRHGSRKVSDFIYIQTQPSIATFLVSIPSSGFYKLPIHGNVAEDQSHTSLGLFNYLFHCKEVT, from the coding sequence ATGATCAAGCCGATACAGCTGCTTTTTCAGGTTAAACTTAACGCAGTTTCAGCGTCGCAAGATTTACCTCTTGTTGTCTACAAGATTGTAGAAAATATGGCTTCTTTTACAGCCATCACAACCGGAAATGGTCGTTATCGGCTGGAAATATATACACGTGACAGAGGCACGCAAGATACAGAAGATTTGAGATTCCGCCAGGTGGCGCAATATTTGGTAGAATGCAATGACGTAACACCAAATATAGCCCTTTCAACATTACCACCAGGGTACGTGCGGCCACAACCAAAAATCACCGAATTTGGTCTCCAGACACTTAATGAACATGACCCTCTTGTGGAGCTCAAAAGTTGGGACCATATAGAAATCCAGCTAGCTACTACGCGAGATCCAGCTTATCCAGGCCGACACGGGTCAAGAAAAGTTTCGGACTTTATCTATATCCAAACCCAACCCTCCATCGCCACATTCCTTGTGAGCATTCCCTCTTCCGGTTTCTACAAGTTACCAATCCACGGCAACGTAGCCGAGGACCAGTCCCATACATCCCTTGGTCTCTTCAACTATCTTTTCCATTGTAAAGAAGTTACCTAG